From the uncultured Methanomethylovorans sp. genome, the window AATGCTGTAGGAGCGCTTGTTGGGAAAAGTGTTAAAAGAGTGGAAATAATGATAAAACCTGCTTCTCTGGTTAACCCCGATAGTGATTTCCTTGTATTTTCATCTGTGGGCAGGGAACGCTTTGAGAGATATAGTGATGCTGTGGACTATGCTACTAAAATGGGACACTCACTAGTACTTAATTATGAGAAGCGATGCGGTATTATAAAAGAAGATACGATCGTAAATGTGTCGAAACACACAATATCTCCTGATAACTGGCCTCATCCTCCGATCGAAACGAGAATTACAGTCGTAGGGGTTGGAGATCCTATGATGGCAATAAGGGGTACATACAACAACACTAACTGCAGCTCATAATAGGTGTGAAGTAGCTCTGCTACTTCTGTTTCACACTATTTTTCTGTATTGCTCACTTCCTGGGCTTTCTGCACAGGTTATTGTTCCATCGCATCTGTGAAGTCTCATTTTTTTGTTTGTATGTGTATAAAAGGTCTTCTTCGTAATCATTAGCACCATTTGGTACAGATGTCTTTGGTGTCATATTTTTCTGATTTTTCTTTTCATTATATTTGGTCATAAATTCACTTTGATTTAGATGCTATTTGTTTTTTGTTCTGAATACAAAGACGAATTTAAGATTAGTGAAATTAGTGAAATTCATGCCAATTGGCAAAAGCAGGAATTATCCCTGTGTTTGGATAAATATGGAATATTTACAGTTTTGTTAAACACTGTTTTCCTAATTCTGTAAGGCTATATGTTATCCATGTTGCTTCCTTTTTACCTTCTATTAAATTACTTTCAGTTAATACTGAAAGGTGATAGGAAAGTTTTGATGGTGAAGCCTTTGTTATTTTCTGGATAATGCAGGCACAGAGTGGCTGTATTGAGAGAAGATTTAGAATCTTCAGTCTAAGAGGCGATGAAAGTGCATTGTATATCTGGCTTTGCCTTTTCATTCTGTTTTCATCTGGCAGTTTTTCGATGATCTTATTGATTCCGCCAATTACTTCTATGTCTTTAAATAATTGTTCTGGGATTTTCATCAATTACCTCGTACAGGGATGTGATGTAGTATTTGAAAAAAACAATTAGTTTATTTAAAATCTATGCTAATATTTCCTAATTTTTTTGCTAATGACTCTGATAAAAGTCCCATTTCCATTCTGCATACATGCAATACTCCGCAAGGTACAAGGCAGTTAGATGAACATTTCATTTCTTGTGCTTTTACCATCACGTAATTGTCCTTGATATCAAGCGTTTGGTCCATGGGTATCTCCATGTGCGACATTTTTTTGATTTTCTCACAATCGCTTTCAATATCGATGATTATATTTTTCCCATCTCTTTTTCCATATACCTTATGCACAAAACCGCATATTTTTGAATTGACAATAACTTCAGTCATGATGTTACCTCTTTCTTCAATTTTGTTTGTTATTGAAATTCATGTTAGTTCTCATATATATAGGTATTTCAATTTATATTGAAATAGCAAGCTTTAAATACAAAGCTTCAAATATATTTGAAATACATGCCACAAGATTATCTTATACATCTGGTAAACATCGGTCTGCAATCTGTTCAGGAATACCTGGCATTGCATGTACTGCTCTGCCTGATTCCAGCATTTTTCCTAGCTGGTGCTATTGCATCGCTTTTCTCAAAGGAATCAGTGTTGAAGTATTTTGGTGCTGATACGCCAAAATACATCTCCTACTCCGTAGCAGCAATATCGGGCTGCTTGCTCGCAGTATGCAGCTGTACTGTACTCCCCTTGTTTGCTGGTATTTATAAGAGAGGAGCCGGCATAGGTCCAGCCACTACTTTTCTTTTCTCTGCACCTGCTATCAATATCCTCGCAATAGTTTATACTGCAAAGATTCTAGGCTATGATATTGGGGTTGCTAGGGCAGTGGGTGCAATTCTTCTATCAGTTGTCATTGGATTGATAATGCACGTAGTATATGAGAAAAAAAATGGTGAACACAGTGGTATCAAAACCTTTAACGCGGAAGAGCACTCTCACACTGTTCAACTTTTCTTGTTGCTGTTGGCAATACTTGTCATCCCTGAAATGATAAAATCTTGGACATCCCTGGCTCTGGTAGAAATTCCGTTCATAGCTGCTACGGTTTACTTGTCTTTCAAGTGGTACTCTAAGGAAGAAAGAGAAAGTTGGATGCAGGAGACCTGGTTCCTTGTAAAAATGATCGCTCCTCTGTTGCTCGTGGGAGTCTTCTTTGCAGGCATCCTCGTGGAGCTGCTTCCTTCAGAGATAGTAGTGAAATATGTAGGTGGTGGCAATCTGCTTTCGTACTTTATTGCTTCTGTTGCCGCTGCACTAATGTATTTCTCCACACTTACAGAAGTTCCTATCATCAGTGCTCTGACATTGCTCGGTATGGCTAAAGGCCCTGCTCTTTCAATGCTTCTTGCAGGTCCTGCATTGAGTCTTCCCAGTATGATCGTTATCAGCAGGGTCATGGGAATTAAAAGGGGACTTTCATATATCGCGCTGGTAGTCATAATGGCAATGATATCAGGAATGGCATTTGATTATTATGTACTTTAATGAGAACAGAGGTTGATATATGCAGTTGTTGATTATTTCGGACATACATGGGAATAAAGAAGCCCTTGATGCAGTCATGAATGTGCCTCATGACTATATTATCTGTCTGGGAGACCTCGTGGACTATGGTCCTTCTCCAGGTGAATGCATCGATATGCTAATGGAACAAAAGGTACCAACTATCATGGGAAACCATGACAATGCAGTGGCTTTCAGGATGGATTGTGGATGTGGCTATGCATATAAACACCTCTCCCAATCAACGAGGGGGTATACATGGAATATCGTGAATGATGCTCATCTGGAGTTCCTTCGTAGACTTCCTCTGAATATTAGAAGGGAGGAAAACGGGAAAAAATTATATTTCACACATGGTAGTCCCATATCTTTCTATGATTATATTAAGCCGGATACTCCAGAAGAGACAATAAAAGAACTTATAAAAGGAGTTAATGCTGATTTCTTATTCATAGGCCATTCACATCTTCCTTTTGTAAGGAAGGTCGGAGATATGACCTTGGTGAACCCTGGTTCTGTGGGCCAGCCCAGAGATGGGGATACTCGTGCAAGTTGTGCTATATTTGACACAGATACATTCCAGGCTGAAATAATTAGAGTTGAATATGATACGGAAGTAGTTTTCGACAAGATAAGAAAGAACATGCCAAATGCAGATGAACTTCTCTCAATATTGAAAAGGGGAAAGTAAAATTAAATCTTATTAGTCATCAAATATGACGTTTCAACAAGTAAAGGTGATAAAATGAAGATAGAGATACTTGGTTCAGGTTGTGCGAAATGCAAAAAAACAAAAGAGATCGTTGAACAGGCAGTTGCTGAGCTTGGAATCGTTGCAGAGGTTGTGAAAGTGGAAGACATTAATGCTGCTCTTAACTATGGCGTGATGATAACTCCTGCTGTTGTAGTCGACGGTGATGTAAAGATAGCTGGAAAAGTTCCAACTTTGGAGAAAGTAAAGGAATGGCTCTCTAAATAAAGGAGGAAATATCATGGCAGAAGAAATTAAAATGGCAGGAGGAGTAAAATGTGCATGTGAAGCTGCGATTGTTGGGCTGTATGCATGTGCTGGCGGCTCCAATGTTGGACAGATGGCAAATAGAGTAGCTGTTGACCTCACTAAAAAAGGAAAAGGTAAGATCATGTGTACTGTAGGAATAGGGGGTAATGTTCCAGGTATCCTAAAAAGTACTGAAGGAACCGATGAGATAGTTGCTATAGATGGCTGTCCTCTTGTCTGTGCAAAGAAATCACTGGAACTTGCAGGATTCATAGTAGATAAAAGCATAGTGATAACTGAAATGGGTATGAAAAAGGGTGGAAAATTGGATCTGGAAGAAGCTGAGGTAAATGAGATCATGGCCAAAGTAGAGAGTGTTTTAGGAATCTAGAAAAAGTATGCGGGCATACAATAATAAGGTGAACACAATGAGAATGTTAGAAGAATTTTTCCCAGAATTTGTAGAGAAGTTGGATGAGGTCGATGAGATATACAGGGACAAGAGGACCATTGACGAGAAAACATATCAATTCATATGTTTTGCTCTTTCCATAAAGGCCCGCTCAAAACCTTGTGTACTTAAGCATTTCAAAGGTGCCCTTGAGGCAGGCGCAACTGTGAAAGAACTTACTTATATCCTTGCTTTGACAATGCGTGAAGCTGCAGGAGCTGACGACTGCTGGACCCACGATGTCATAGGTGAATGGAAAGATATTCTTAAAGGCAATGTATCCTGTTCATGTGCAGGTGACAAGGACTAAAGTTATTCCAAAACAAATCTCTACATGTAATTTTTTCCTCTATTTTTTATTTAAATGACGATTTTTGGTGATTCCGAAGATA encodes:
- a CDS encoding metallophosphoesterase family protein; translated protein: MQLLIISDIHGNKEALDAVMNVPHDYIICLGDLVDYGPSPGECIDMLMEQKVPTIMGNHDNAVAFRMDCGCGYAYKHLSQSTRGYTWNIVNDAHLEFLRRLPLNIRREENGKKLYFTHGSPISFYDYIKPDTPEETIKELIKGVNADFLFIGHSHLPFVRKVGDMTLVNPGSVGQPRDGDTRASCAIFDTDTFQAEIIRVEYDTEVVFDKIRKNMPNADELLSILKRGK
- a CDS encoding thioredoxin family protein; this translates as MKIEILGSGCAKCKKTKEIVEQAVAELGIVAEVVKVEDINAALNYGVMITPAVVVDGDVKIAGKVPTLEKVKEWLSK
- a CDS encoding putative zinc-binding protein: MAEEIKMAGGVKCACEAAIVGLYACAGGSNVGQMANRVAVDLTKKGKGKIMCTVGIGGNVPGILKSTEGTDEIVAIDGCPLVCAKKSLELAGFIVDKSIVITEMGMKKGGKLDLEEAEVNEIMAKVESVLGI
- a CDS encoding carboxymuconolactone decarboxylase family protein translates to MRMLEEFFPEFVEKLDEVDEIYRDKRTIDEKTYQFICFALSIKARSKPCVLKHFKGALEAGATVKELTYILALTMREAAGADDCWTHDVIGEWKDILKGNVSCSCAGDKD
- a CDS encoding metalloregulator ArsR/SmtB family transcription factor, with the protein product MKIPEQLFKDIEVIGGINKIIEKLPDENRMKRQSQIYNALSSPLRLKILNLLSIQPLCACIIQKITKASPSKLSYHLSVLTESNLIEGKKEATWITYSLTELGKQCLTKL
- a CDS encoding permease, with protein sequence MPQDYLIHLVNIGLQSVQEYLALHVLLCLIPAFFLAGAIASLFSKESVLKYFGADTPKYISYSVAAISGCLLAVCSCTVLPLFAGIYKRGAGIGPATTFLFSAPAINILAIVYTAKILGYDIGVARAVGAILLSVVIGLIMHVVYEKKNGEHSGIKTFNAEEHSHTVQLFLLLLAILVIPEMIKSWTSLALVEIPFIAATVYLSFKWYSKEERESWMQETWFLVKMIAPLLLVGVFFAGILVELLPSEIVVKYVGGGNLLSYFIASVAAALMYFSTLTEVPIISALTLLGMAKGPALSMLLAGPALSLPSMIVISRVMGIKRGLSYIALVVIMAMISGMAFDYYVL